The sequence TGCGCCTCGCGCCAGTACTCGCGCACCAGAGCCTGTTGGACACCCGTCACCACCACCGCCCCCGCCTGAAACAAAAGCTGTTGCCACCAAAGTTGTCTCAGGCGATGATGCGATTGAAACCGATAGCCAGGGTCATGATTTGTCGTGGTGGCAAACAAAATGGCCTGAGTTTTTGGAATGGTTGAACAGACGTGGTGATAAAGGAAAACGTCTGGCTGTGCGCTTGAAGTTTGGAGAGCCGTATCAACTTGATGGGAACACCTTGACGTTGCGCTTTGCGCATTCGATTCACAAGGACAAAGTGGAAGAACCGGAGACGCGCGGGCTTGTGCAGCGTGCCGTGAAAAGCTTTGGTGGGGCGCCTTTGTCCATCCGGTGTGTCTGGATTCCAGATGAACAGATGGATGCACCACGTACGAAAACCAAATATGAAGAAGCGGCGGAAGACCCGCTGATTCAAACAGCCATGAAAATGGGCGCACGTATTGTTGACGTCTATATGCCGAATGAGAGACCAGCGACAGACGAAGGAGGTGTTTGATGGCGAAGAAGAAAATTCGCAAACCGGGTGCTAAGAAAGGGGGCGGTTCGATGAATCCACAAGACTTGCTTGCTCAGGTGCAAAAATTGCAAGCCGAAATGATGGCCGCTCAGGAAGCACTGAAGGAGGAAATTATTGAAGCCTCTGCTGGGGGCGGCGTTGTCAAAGTACGTATGACGGCTGCGCAAGAGCTGGTAGGGGTTGAAATTGCCCCCGAGGTTGTGGATCCTGAAGATGTTGAAATGTTGCAAGACTTGTTGGTGGCTGCATTCAACGAAGCATTGAACAAAGCGCGAGCCG is a genomic window of Ardenticatena maritima containing:
- a CDS encoding YbaB/EbfC family nucleoid-associated protein encodes the protein MAKKKIRKPGAKKGGGSMNPQDLLAQVQKLQAEMMAAQEALKEEIIEASAGGGVVKVRMTAAQELVGVEIAPEVVDPEDVEMLQDLLVAAFNEALNKARAVAEERMAPFASMLDMGGLGGLLG